A region of Leclercia adecarboxylata DNA encodes the following proteins:
- a CDS encoding YheV family putative zinc ribbon protein yields MAVRKRFIAGAKCPACQAQDSLAMWRENNIDIVECVKCGHQMREADKEAREHVRKEEQVIGIFHPD; encoded by the coding sequence ATGGCGGTACGTAAACGTTTTATCGCCGGCGCGAAATGCCCGGCCTGTCAGGCTCAGGATTCACTGGCCATGTGGCGTGAGAACAATATCGATATTGTTGAGTGTGTTAAGTGCGGGCACCAGATGCGTGAGGCCGATAAAGAGGCGCGCGAGCACGTTCGCAAAGAAGAACAAGTGATCGGCATTTTTCATCCGGACTAG
- the kefB gene encoding glutathione-regulated potassium-efflux system protein KefB, which produces MEGSDLLLAGVLFLLAAVVAVPLASRLGIGAVLGYLLAGIAIGPWGLGFISDVDEILHFSELGVVFLMFIIGLELNPAKLWQLRRSIFGVGAAQVLCSAVILGGLLMLTQFSWQAAVVGGIGLAMSSTAMALQLMRDKGMNRSEAGQLGFSILLFQDLAVIPALALVPLLAGSGDEHFDWMKIGMKVLAFAGMLVGGRYLLRPVFRFIAASGVREVFTAATLLLVLGSALFMDALGLSMALGTFIAGVLLAESEYRHELEIAIDPFKGLLLGLFFISVGMALNLGVLYTHILWVVMSVVVLVAVKMLVLYVLARVYGLRQTERAQLAGVLSQGGEFAFVLFSTASSQRLFQHDQMALLLVTVTLSMMTTPLLMKLIDKQLSRRINAPEDEHEAPWVEDDKPQVIVVGFGRFGQVIGRLLMANKKRVTVLERDISAVNLMRKYGYKVYYGDATQVELLRSAGAEAAESIVITCNDPEDTMKLVEICQQHFPHLHILARARGRVEAHELLQAGVKYFTRETFSSALELGRKTLVTLGMHPHQAQRAQLHFRRLDMRMLRELMPVHTDTVQISRVREARRELEEIFQREMQQERRQLDGWDEFE; this is translated from the coding sequence ATGGAAGGCTCGGATCTTTTGCTGGCAGGGGTGTTGTTCCTGCTCGCCGCGGTGGTGGCGGTGCCGCTGGCGTCGCGTCTGGGGATTGGCGCGGTGCTCGGGTATCTGCTGGCGGGCATTGCCATCGGACCGTGGGGGCTGGGGTTCATCAGCGACGTCGACGAAATCCTGCACTTCTCCGAGCTGGGCGTCGTCTTTCTGATGTTTATCATCGGCCTCGAGCTGAACCCGGCGAAGCTCTGGCAGCTGCGGCGCTCTATCTTCGGCGTTGGCGCCGCGCAGGTGTTGTGCAGCGCGGTGATCCTCGGCGGACTCCTGATGCTGACCCAGTTCTCATGGCAGGCCGCGGTGGTCGGCGGGATTGGTCTGGCGATGTCCTCCACGGCGATGGCGTTACAGCTGATGCGCGATAAGGGCATGAACCGCAGCGAGGCGGGACAGCTGGGCTTCTCGATCCTGCTGTTCCAGGATCTGGCGGTGATCCCGGCGCTGGCCCTGGTTCCGCTGCTGGCGGGGTCGGGAGATGAACATTTCGACTGGATGAAGATCGGCATGAAGGTGCTGGCCTTTGCCGGCATGCTGGTGGGCGGGCGCTATCTGCTCCGTCCGGTGTTCCGCTTTATTGCGGCGTCCGGAGTGCGGGAAGTGTTTACCGCCGCGACGCTGCTGCTGGTGCTGGGCTCGGCGCTGTTTATGGACGCGCTGGGGCTGTCGATGGCGCTGGGCACCTTCATTGCGGGGGTGCTGCTGGCGGAGAGTGAGTACCGGCACGAACTGGAAATTGCCATCGATCCCTTTAAAGGGCTGCTGTTAGGGCTGTTCTTTATCTCTGTCGGCATGGCGCTGAATCTTGGCGTGCTCTACACCCATATCCTGTGGGTCGTGATGAGTGTTGTCGTGCTGGTGGCGGTCAAAATGCTGGTGCTCTACGTGCTGGCGCGGGTTTACGGTTTGCGTCAGACGGAGCGGGCACAGCTTGCCGGGGTGCTGAGCCAGGGGGGAGAGTTTGCTTTTGTGCTCTTCTCCACAGCATCATCCCAGAGATTGTTCCAGCATGATCAGATGGCCTTGCTGCTGGTGACCGTTACGCTGTCGATGATGACTACCCCGCTGTTGATGAAGCTTATCGATAAGCAGTTATCCCGCCGCATCAATGCCCCGGAAGATGAGCATGAAGCCCCGTGGGTGGAAGATGATAAACCCCAGGTTATTGTAGTGGGCTTCGGACGTTTTGGGCAGGTCATCGGGCGTTTGCTGATGGCGAATAAAAAGCGCGTGACGGTGCTGGAGCGCGACATCAGCGCGGTCAACCTGATGCGCAAATACGGTTACAAGGTCTATTACGGTGACGCCACTCAGGTCGAACTGCTGCGCTCCGCAGGGGCAGAGGCGGCAGAGTCGATCGTCATCACCTGTAACGATCCTGAAGACACCATGAAGCTGGTGGAGATCTGCCAGCAGCATTTTCCGCATCTGCATATTCTTGCCCGTGCGCGAGGACGTGTTGAGGCACACGAGCTGCTCCAGGCCGGGGTAAAGTATTTTACCCGCGAGACCTTCTCCAGTGCGCTGGAGCTGGGGCGTAAAACATTAGTGACGCTGGGGATGCATCCGCATCAGGCCCAGCGCGCGCAGTTACATTTTCGTCGTCTGGATATGCGCATGCTGCGCGAACTGATGCCGGTGCATACCGATACGGTGCAGATCTCTCGCGTACGGGAGGCGCGTCGTGAGCTGGAAGAGATTTTCCAGCGAGAGATGCAGCAGGAGCGTCGGCAGCTGGATGGCTGGGATGAGTTTGAATAA
- the kefG gene encoding glutathione-regulated potassium-efflux system ancillary protein KefG, with the protein MSQTAKVLLLYAHPESQDSVANRVLLQPALQLSNVTVHDLYAHYPDFFIDIPREQELLRQHDVIVFQHPLYTYSCPALLKEWLDRVLSRGFSSGPGGNQLAGKYWRNVITTGEPESAYRHDGLNRYSMNDILRPFELTAAMCRMHWLSPIVVYWARRQPQDELASHARAYGDWLAAPTLTGGH; encoded by the coding sequence ATGTCCCAGACAGCAAAAGTGCTGCTGCTGTATGCCCATCCGGAGTCTCAGGACTCGGTCGCCAACCGGGTTTTGCTACAACCGGCATTACAGCTCAGTAATGTGACGGTGCACGATCTTTACGCGCACTACCCCGATTTTTTTATCGATATCCCTCGTGAACAGGAGCTGCTGCGCCAGCACGACGTTATCGTGTTCCAGCATCCTCTCTATACCTACAGCTGCCCGGCGCTGCTGAAGGAGTGGCTGGATCGCGTGCTGAGCCGCGGGTTTTCCAGTGGCCCGGGAGGAAACCAGCTGGCGGGAAAGTACTGGCGGAACGTCATTACCACCGGCGAGCCGGAGAGTGCTTACCGCCACGATGGGCTTAACCGCTATTCAATGAACGATATTTTACGCCCGTTCGAGCTGACGGCGGCCATGTGCCGCATGCACTGGCTGAGCCCAATCGTCGTTTACTGGGCTCGTCGGCAGCCTCAGGACGAGCTCGCCAGCCATGCAAGAGCGTACGGCGACTGGCTGGCAGCGCCAACGCTGACGGGAGGCCACTGA